In Streptomyces sclerotialus, the DNA window GGCGGCATCGTCGTGGACGCCTCCTGCCGCACGGCGAACGACCCCGCCGTCTTCGCGATCGGCGAATGCGCCCTGGCCGCCGACGGCCGGGTCTACGGCCTGGTCGCCCCCGGTTACGAGATGGCCGAGACGGCAGCGGCCGCCATCGCCGACCCGAGCCGGGAACCCGCGGGTTTCACCGGCGCCGACACCTCCACCAAGCTCAAGCTGCTCGGCGTGGACGTGGCGTCCTTCGGTGACGCGCACGGCACCACCGAGGGCTGCCTGGACGTGGTCTACGCCGACTCCCGCTCCGGCGTCTACAAGAAGCTCGTCATCGGCGCGGACGGCGCGCTGCTGGGCGGCGTGCTGGTCGGCGACGCCGAGGCGTACGGCACGCTCCGCCCGCTCACCGGTTCCGTGCCGCCGATCTCCCCCGAGCAGCTGGTCCTCCCCGCCGGAACCGGTGCCCCCGTCGCCCTCGGCCCGTCCGCCCTCCCGGACGAGGCAGTCATCTGCAACTGCCACAACGTCACCAAGGGCGCCATCCGCGCGGCCGTCACCGAGCACTCCTGCGGCACGGTCCCCGAGGTCAAGAAGTGCACCAAGGCCGGCACCGGCTGCGGCTCCTGCGTGAAGGCGCTGACCACCCTGGTCAACGACGAGCTGGAGGCGAGCGGCGTCACCGTCGACAAGGGCCTGTGCGGCTGCTTCCCGCACACCCGCGCCGAGCTGTACGAGGTCATCCGCACCCTGCGCCTCACCTCGTACGAGCAGCTCCTCGCCTCGCACGGCCGCCCGGAGGCCCGGGACGGCGACGGCTGCGAGGTCTGCAAGCCGACCGTCGGCTCGATCATCGCCTCGCTCGCGCCGACCCTCGGAGCCAGCGGTTACGTCCTGGACGGCGAGCAGGCGGCCCTCCAGGACACCAACGACCACTTCCTCGCCAACCTCCAGCGCAACGGCTCGTACTCGATCGTGCCGCGCATCCCCGGCGGCGAGATCACGCCCGAGAAGCTGATCGTCATCGGCGAGGTGGCCCGCGACTTCGGCCTCTACACGAAGATCACCGGCGGCCAGCGGATCGACCTGTTCGGCGCCCGCGTCGATCAGCTCCCCCGCATCTGGGCCCGCCTGGTCGACGCCGGCTTCGAGTCCGGCCACGCGTACGGCAAGGCGCTGCGCACGGTGAAGTCCTGCGTCGGGCAGACCTGGTGCCGCTACGGCGTCCAGGACTCCGTCCGGATGGCCATCGACCTGGAGCTGCGCTACCGGGGCCTGCGCTCCCCGCACAAGCTCAAGTCCGCGGTCTCCGGCTGCGCCCGCGAGTGCGCCGAGGCCCGCGGCAAGGACTTCGGCGTCATCGCCACCTCCAACGGCTGGAACCTCTACGTCGGCGGCAACGGCGGCGCCGACCCGCGCCACGCCGACCTGCTCGCGCAGGACCTCTCCGACGCCGAACTGATCCGCCTGATCGACCGCTTCCTGATGTTCTACATCCGCACCGCGGACCGCCTGGAGCGCACCTCGGCCTGGCTGGAGCGCATCGAAGGCGGCCTGGACCACGTCCGCGACGTCGTCGTCCACGACTCCCTCGGCCTCTGCGCCGAGCTGGAGTCCCTGATGGCCGACCACGTGGCCCACTACCGCGACGAATGGGCGGAGACCCTCGACGACCCGGAGCGCCTGGCCCGCTTCGTCTCCTTCGTCAACGCGCCGGACGCGCCCGACCCGTCCGTCCGCTTCGTCCCCGAGCGGGACCAGATGAAGCCCGACCTGGACCTGCTGGCCGGCCCCACCCTCCCCGTCCGCACCCTCGAAGGGACCGTTTCCCGATGACCGAGACCCTCGACCGCCCGCTGACGACCGGCACCGTCGAACTGCGCACGGACCGCGGCTGGCTGGCCGTCTGCGCCCCCTCCGGGCTCGTCCCCGGCCGTGGTGTGGCCGTGCTCCTGCCCGACGGCGGACAGGCCGCCGTCTTCCTGGACCGCGCCGGCCGTACGTACGCGATCGGCAACCGCGACCCGTTCACCGGCGCCTACGTCCTCTCCCGCGGCCTCACCGGCTCCGCCGACGGCCGCCCGTACGTGGCCTCCCCCTTCTGAAGCAGCGCTTCGACCTGGAGACGGGCACCTGCCTGGACGACACCACGGTGTCGGTCCCGGTCTACGAAACCCGCCTGACCCCGGAGGCCGCAGCCGCCGCCTGATCGGCTCCCCCGGCGGCCCGGCCCCCCCCTCGCCCGGCCGCCCCGCCCACCCGGCTGCCCCGCCCGCGCCTTCCCTGCCCTGCCCGGCGCGCGGCGGGGCGGTCGCGTACGGGGAGGGCGTGCCGGGAGACCCTTCGTCCGGCCCACGGGACGTACGTCGTACCCTGGCCCCGGCCGAGGAGCACCGTCGAGCAACACGCACCGAGGAGTCCAGACATGGCCCGCCGCTGGAGCACGTCCCACATTCCCGACCAGACCGGCCGGCTGGCCGTCGTCACCGGCGCCAACAGCGGCCTCGGCTACGTCACGGCCCGTGAGCTCGCCCGCCGCGGTGCGCGGGTGATCCTCGCCTGCCGCGACAAGGACCGCGGCGCCGCTGCCGCAGCGCAGCTGCACGCCGAGGTCCCCGCCGCCGACTTCGAGCTGCGTACGCTGGACCTCGCCGACCTGGCCTCCGTCCGCGCCTTCGCCGCCGACCTGGCCCCGGACCGCCTCGACCTGCTGATCAACAACGCCGGCGTGATGGCCCTCCCCCACCGCCGCACGGCCGACGGCTTCGAGATGCAGTTCGGCACCAACCACCTCGGCCACTTCGCGCTGACCGGCCTGCTCCTCCCGGCGCTGCTCGGCACGCCGGGCGCCCGCGTCGTCACGGTCTCCAGCGGCCTCCACGCCCTCGCCGACATCGACCTGACCGACCTCAACTACGAGCAGAACCGGTACCGCCGCTGGATCGCCTACGCCCGCTCCAAGTCGGCCAACCTGCTCTTCACGCACGAGCTGGCCACCCGCCTCGGCCGGGCCGGCGCTGACGTCCTGTCCGTGGCGGCGCACCCCGGCTACGCCGCCACCAACCTCCAGACGGCCGGCGTCCGCATGGAGGGCCGCGACCGCGCCGAACGCCTCGCCACCCTCGGCAACCGCGTCTTCGCCCAGCCCGCCGAGTCCGGCGCGCTGCCCACGCTGTGCGCGGCGACCGCACCGGGCATGCGCCCCGACGCGTTCCTCGGCCCCCAGGGCGGCCTCCGCGGCGCACCGGCCCCGTCGTTCCGCGCCCCCTGGACGAGGAACGACACCACGGCGGCGGCGCTCTGGACCGCGTCGGAACAACTGACGGACGTGACCTACGACTTCACGCCTTCGACGCCGCCGAAGCAGGCCTGACGTTCTGGTTCGTGTGGAAGACGTTGTCCGGGTCGTACTTCTGCTTGACCCGCGCCAGCCGGTCGTAGTTCTCGCGGTAGGTGGCCCGGACCCGCTCCTCCCCTTCTCCCTCCCCAAGGAAGTTCACGTACGAGCCGCCCATGGAGTAGGGGTGCAGCGCTTCCATGTACCCCACGCACCATTCCTTCAGGGCCGCGGCGTTCGCCGGGTCCGGGTCGATCGCGGCGTACACCCCTGACCACACCGCGTCCCGGTAGCTCCACGCGGTCGCGTCGTTCGCGACCCGGTGCGCGGCCCTGTCCACCGGGTACAGGTGCATGGTCGACAGTCCGCTCGGCAGTTCCTCCCCGTACCTGCGGTGGATCTCCAGCGCCTCGTCCGGGACCCGGTCGAAGAAGTCACCCCGCCAGTACCACTGCAGCCCCGGCGGCAGCAGCTCGTCGAACATGCTCTGCAGCTCCACGTACGGCATCGGCGTCGTGAAGTGGAAGGCCGGCTCCCCCGCCTCGCGCGCCCCCGCGAGCGCGTCCCCGATCACCGCCTCGGTCCGCCCGGGGTCACCGGTGTGGCACCACACCACACCGCACATCTTCCGCCCGTGCAGCTCCTCGGGGAACGGCGGCCCGGGCGGCACGGCCAGCACCGCGAAGAACCCGTACACGTCCTCGTCGGCCTGCGGCATGAACTCCCGGTACCAGGCGAGCACTTCGGGCGTACGGTCCACCGGCCACACGGTGGTTCCGACACCGACCGTGCCCACCGGGTGCAGCCGGTACGTGAACGACGTGACGACCCCGAAGTTCCCGCTCCCGCCGCGCAGTGCCCAGAACAGGTCCTCGTGCTCGCTCTCGCTCGCCGTGACGAAAGACCCGTCCGCCAGCACCACGTCCGCCGCCACCAGACTGTCCACCGTCAGGCCGTACTTGCGGGTGAGGTACCCGTGCCCCCCACCCAGCGTCAGCCCGCCCAGCCCGGTCGTCGAGTTGATACCGGTGGGCACGGCGAGCCCGAAGCCCTGCGTCGCATGGTCCAGGTCGCCGAGCGTGCTCCCGCCCCCGACCTGCGCGGTCCGGGCCTCGGGATCGACCCGCACCCACCGCATCGACGCCAGGTCGGCGGTGACCCCGCCGTCCACGATCCCCAGCCCCGGCGCGCTGTGTCCCCCGCCCCGTACGGCGAGGTCGACCCCCTTATCCCGCGCGAACGCGATGACGTCCCTGACGTCGACCACGTCCCGGCACGGGACCACGGCCGCCGGCCGCTTGTCGAGCATCCCGTTGTAGACCTTCCGGGCCGCGTCGTATCCGGAATCCTCCGGCCCGATGACCGGCCCTCGCACCGCGATCTTCAGCGCTTCGAGAGTTTCGGTGTCCATGTGGCTCAGAGTCCTGCCGCCGCGGCACCCCCGCAATGCCCGACGCCGGACTGCCCGGCCGGCAGTTCCAGCTCGGCGAGGAGGGTCTTGCCGAGGGGGCTGCGGGGGCGGGCGGTCCAGTGAGTGGCGAGCGCGGACACGAGGTGCAGTCCGCGTCCGGAGTCGGCGTACGGGAAGGGGGTGGAGAGCGCATCGGCGGTCGGCGGGACGCGTTCGGCCCGGGTGTCACTCACCTCGATGCGGAGGGTCGCGGGCGCCGCGGCCGGCGCGAGGAGCGTGAGGGAGAGTTCGAAGTCCCGTCCGGGGACGCGCCCATGGGTGGCGGCGTTGGCGGCGAGTTCGCCGACGACCAGCCGCGCGGCGAAGGAGGCGTCACTCCCGTGCGGGACGCCCCACTCTACGAGGCGCCGCTCGGCGAGCAGCCGCGCCAGGCGCGCCCCTCGGGGCGTGGAGCTGAAACGACGCGTGAACATACGTACGGTGACGGGTGACCGGGGCAGGCGATGAGCCGGCGGGATGAGCATGGGCCAACGATCGACCTGGAAACCGCCCGTTGACCAGGCATGCGACTCGTACTCCCGCCCACCGTACGAGTCCGGAGTATGGACAGTACGCATCACAGCGCGTAACCATGTGCGCGTCGGGCGGGGAGTCGGGGCGGGTGCACCGGAGGTGACCGGACGTGGTGATCGATACGGGTATGACGGGCATGACGGGTTGCGGCGGCGAACCGGAGTCGTCGGACAGCCTGAAGGGTTTCGGCGCGGTCGCCAAGGCCTTCCGCGAACGGGCCGGGCTGACACAGGAGCAGCTGGCCCCGCTGGTCCAGTACGCGCCGCACACGGTCGCCTCGATCGAACAGGGCCGCCGTTTCCCACCGCGCGACTTCGTGAACCGCGCCGAGGAAGTCCTCGACGCCTTCGGCGCCCTGAGAGCCGCCGCCCGCCACCTGTCCCGCCAACCGGGCCTGGCAGCCTGGTTCCGCCAGTGGGCAAAGCTGGAGGAACAGGCGGTGAGCCTCTGCACGTACGAGTGCCGGGTGGTACCCGGCTTGTTGCAGACCGAGGGGTATACGCGCGCAGTGTTCCACTGTCGCGTACCGCCCCTCACGGACGACGAGATCGGGGCCAGGCTCGCTGCCCGGCAGGAGCGACAACTGCTGCTGCGCGAGCGACCG includes these proteins:
- the nirB gene encoding nitrite reductase large subunit NirB, translating into MTATPTIVLIGHGMVGQRFLEALADRGVTGSARVVVLCEEPRPAYDRVQLTSYFSGRSPEDLSLVEADFIEKHGIELRLGDPAETIDRATRTVTARSGFTVRYDQLVLATGSYPFVPPVPGKDSEGCFVYRTIEDLLAIEEYAKNVSSGAVVGGGLLGLEAAGALKGLGLDTHVVEFAPRLMPVQVDEGGGEALRRTIEDMGVTVHTGVGGKEITAGEDGAVTGMELSDGSRIDTDMVIFSAGVRPRDQLARDCGLEVGERGGIVVDASCRTANDPAVFAIGECALAADGRVYGLVAPGYEMAETAAAAIADPSREPAGFTGADTSTKLKLLGVDVASFGDAHGTTEGCLDVVYADSRSGVYKKLVIGADGALLGGVLVGDAEAYGTLRPLTGSVPPISPEQLVLPAGTGAPVALGPSALPDEAVICNCHNVTKGAIRAAVTEHSCGTVPEVKKCTKAGTGCGSCVKALTTLVNDELEASGVTVDKGLCGCFPHTRAELYEVIRTLRLTSYEQLLASHGRPEARDGDGCEVCKPTVGSIIASLAPTLGASGYVLDGEQAALQDTNDHFLANLQRNGSYSIVPRIPGGEITPEKLIVIGEVARDFGLYTKITGGQRIDLFGARVDQLPRIWARLVDAGFESGHAYGKALRTVKSCVGQTWCRYGVQDSVRMAIDLELRYRGLRSPHKLKSAVSGCARECAEARGKDFGVIATSNGWNLYVGGNGGADPRHADLLAQDLSDAELIRLIDRFLMFYIRTADRLERTSAWLERIEGGLDHVRDVVVHDSLGLCAELESLMADHVAHYRDEWAETLDDPERLARFVSFVNAPDAPDPSVRFVPERDQMKPDLDLLAGPTLPVRTLEGTVSR
- a CDS encoding oxidoreductase, translated to MARRWSTSHIPDQTGRLAVVTGANSGLGYVTARELARRGARVILACRDKDRGAAAAAQLHAEVPAADFELRTLDLADLASVRAFAADLAPDRLDLLINNAGVMALPHRRTADGFEMQFGTNHLGHFALTGLLLPALLGTPGARVVTVSSGLHALADIDLTDLNYEQNRYRRWIAYARSKSANLLFTHELATRLGRAGADVLSVAAHPGYAATNLQTAGVRMEGRDRAERLATLGNRVFAQPAESGALPTLCAATAPGMRPDAFLGPQGGLRGAPAPSFRAPWTRNDTTAAALWTASEQLTDVTYDFTPSTPPKQA
- a CDS encoding FAD-binding oxidoreductase, whose amino-acid sequence is MDTETLEALKIAVRGPVIGPEDSGYDAARKVYNGMLDKRPAAVVPCRDVVDVRDVIAFARDKGVDLAVRGGGHSAPGLGIVDGGVTADLASMRWVRVDPEARTAQVGGGSTLGDLDHATQGFGLAVPTGINSTTGLGGLTLGGGHGYLTRKYGLTVDSLVAADVVLADGSFVTASESEHEDLFWALRGGSGNFGVVTSFTYRLHPVGTVGVGTTVWPVDRTPEVLAWYREFMPQADEDVYGFFAVLAVPPGPPFPEELHGRKMCGVVWCHTGDPGRTEAVIGDALAGAREAGEPAFHFTTPMPYVELQSMFDELLPPGLQWYWRGDFFDRVPDEALEIHRRYGEELPSGLSTMHLYPVDRAAHRVANDATAWSYRDAVWSGVYAAIDPDPANAAALKEWCVGYMEALHPYSMGGSYVNFLGEGEGEERVRATYRENYDRLARVKQKYDPDNVFHTNQNVRPASAASKA
- a CDS encoding ATP-binding protein translates to MFTRRFSSTPRGARLARLLAERRLVEWGVPHGSDASFAARLVVGELAANAATHGRVPGRDFELSLTLLAPAAAPATLRIEVSDTRAERVPPTADALSTPFPYADSGRGLHLVSALATHWTARPRSPLGKTLLAELELPAGQSGVGHCGGAAAAGL
- a CDS encoding helix-turn-helix domain-containing protein, yielding MTGCGGEPESSDSLKGFGAVAKAFRERAGLTQEQLAPLVQYAPHTVASIEQGRRFPPRDFVNRAEEVLDAFGALRAAARHLSRQPGLAAWFRQWAKLEEQAVSLCTYECRVVPGLLQTEGYTRAVFHCRVPPLTDDEIGARLAARQERQLLLRERPNTAFSFILEEALFLRRVGGVAVTRELIDHVIDCAALRNVEVQVMPLAREEHAALEGPMQLLETPDTCWYGYIEGQRTGQLITDAKEISVLQMRYAKMRSQALTPEDSVGLLERMRGAL